Proteins from one Ovis aries strain OAR_USU_Benz2616 breed Rambouillet chromosome 12, ARS-UI_Ramb_v3.0, whole genome shotgun sequence genomic window:
- the GOLT1A gene encoding vesicle transport protein GOT1A isoform X2, whose translation MISITEWQKIGVGTTGFGIFFILFGMLLYFDSVLLAFGNRHKLKGTSFFLGGVVIVLLRWPLLGMFLETYGFFSLFRGFFPVAFGFLGSASNIPFLSALFQRLQGTSSMV comes from the exons AGATTGGCGTGGGCACCACTGGCTTCGGCATCTTCTTCATCCTCTTTGGAATGCTCCTGTACTTTGATTCCGTGCTGCTGGCCTTCGGAAAT AGGCACAAACTCAAGGGCACCAGCTTCTTCCTGGGGGGCGTGGTCATCGTCCTGCTGCGCTGGCCTCTCCTGGGCATGTTCTTGGAAACCTATGGCTTCTTTAGCCTCTTCAG GGGCTTTTTCCCCGTTGCCTTTGGCTTCCTGGGCAGCGCCTCCAACATCCCCTTCCTGAGTGCG CTGTTCCAGAGGCTTCAAGGCACCAGTTCAATGGTCTGA
- the GOLT1A gene encoding vesicle transport protein GOT1A isoform X1 produces MISITEWQKIGVGTTGFGIFFILFGMLLYFDSVLLAFGNLLFLTGLSFIIGLRRTFSFFFQRHKLKGTSFFLGGVVIVLLRWPLLGMFLETYGFFSLFRGFFPVAFGFLGSASNIPFLSALFQRLQGTSSMV; encoded by the exons AGATTGGCGTGGGCACCACTGGCTTCGGCATCTTCTTCATCCTCTTTGGAATGCTCCTGTACTTTGATTCCGTGCTGCTGGCCTTCGGAAAT CTGCTGTTCCTGACTGGCCTCTCCTTCATCATCGGCCTGAGGAGGACGTTCTCCTTCTTCTTCCAGAGGCACAAACTCAAGGGCACCAGCTTCTTCCTGGGGGGCGTGGTCATCGTCCTGCTGCGCTGGCCTCTCCTGGGCATGTTCTTGGAAACCTATGGCTTCTTTAGCCTCTTCAG GGGCTTTTTCCCCGTTGCCTTTGGCTTCCTGGGCAGCGCCTCCAACATCCCCTTCCTGAGTGCG CTGTTCCAGAGGCTTCAAGGCACCAGTTCAATGGTCTGA